Proteins encoded by one window of Halobaculum halobium:
- a CDS encoding GTP cyclohydrolase III: MTAAQLTLVQIDNYGPWTVTPEPRREMDLQTLQSRLFADMAQYIGNRGGYVFFTRFDNMVAVTNGLDRRDHELLQESVGNRFPVTVSLGVGVDGVPIDALETATERVQAAGSAQSSDRSEALAGEFRDPEGADDGDVHIAHFDVNDATGKYTDRLNEFDSFINIEHGYASLMKYMREEHGALSFFVGGDNVIAVCPDLTYDEYMGAIDHVADDVDVQLKVGVGSGESPHEAGYAAKHALEDCRYEGTLVEFA; encoded by the coding sequence GTGACCGCCGCGCAGTTGACGCTGGTTCAGATCGACAACTACGGCCCGTGGACCGTGACGCCGGAGCCCCGCCGGGAGATGGATCTCCAGACGCTCCAGTCGCGCCTGTTCGCGGACATGGCACAGTACATCGGCAACCGAGGGGGCTACGTCTTCTTCACCCGGTTCGACAACATGGTCGCGGTGACGAACGGCCTCGACCGCCGGGACCACGAACTCCTCCAAGAGTCCGTGGGGAACCGGTTCCCCGTCACCGTGAGCCTCGGCGTCGGCGTCGACGGGGTGCCGATCGACGCCCTGGAGACGGCGACCGAGCGCGTGCAGGCGGCCGGCTCCGCCCAGTCGTCGGACCGGAGCGAGGCGCTCGCGGGGGAGTTCCGTGACCCCGAGGGCGCCGACGACGGCGACGTTCACATCGCGCACTTCGACGTGAACGACGCGACGGGCAAGTACACCGACCGACTCAACGAGTTCGACTCGTTCATCAACATCGAGCACGGCTACGCCTCGCTCATGAAGTACATGCGCGAGGAGCACGGCGCCCTCTCGTTCTTCGTCGGCGGCGACAACGTCATCGCCGTCTGTCCGGACCTCACCTACGACGAGTACATGGGCGCGATCGATCACGTCGCCGACGACGTGGACGTCCAGCTCAAGGTCGGGGTCGGATCCGGCGAGTCGCCCCATGAGGCCGGCTACGCGGCGAAACACGCCCTCGAGGACTGTCGCTACGAGGGGACGCTCGTCGAATTCGCCTGA